A segment of the Deltaproteobacteria bacterium genome:
AAATAGAGGTTCGCCCCACCTACCTCGAGTCGGAAAAGGCGCTTTTTAAACTGCACGAAGGGTCGAAGGTCCGCGTCATCGACGAGCAAAAATTTGGCAAAAAAGAGGCGTGGGTCGAGGTCGCCCTGCCGCAGGGGCAGAAGG
Coding sequences within it:
- a CDS encoding SH3 domain-containing protein, coding for MVLKPEIEVRPTYLESEKALFKLHEGSKVRVIDEQKFGKKEAWVEVALPQGQKGWVRAEELGII